In Phycisphaerae bacterium, the genomic stretch TCTACCTCAGCGGGAGCCGGTACACGGCGGGCATCCGGTTCCATTCGGCGGGGGTCAAGAAGATCGTGCTGGACCTGGCCCCGATCCACCCGGTCGCCGAGGCCTGAAGAGAGATAAAGGGGACATTCTACTTTTCTGTTTTGTAGAAAAAGTAGAATGTCCCCTTTATCCGGTGTCCTGGAAATTTATGACTGGCCCTTGCATCCGGAGCTTGCGGGCAATATACTTATTTGTTTTCGGGTCAAAAACACGTTCGGAAGGTAGCGAATCATGAAGAAGGACATCCATCCCAAATACGAAGAGACGACGGTGACCTGCGGGTGCGGCAACTCGTTTAAGACCCGCTCGACGGCCAAGAGCATCCACTGCGAGATCTGCTCGGCGTGCCACCCGTTCTACACGGGTAAGCAGAAGTACGTCGATACCGCCGGTCGGGTCGAGAAGTTCCAGCGGAAGTACAATTGGGCCCAACGGAAGGGCAAGACCGAAGAAGCGGCCCAGGAAAAGGCTTAGCTCCAAACCATCACTTCAGCCGTCCCAGCCTGCGTACGTCAACGCGGCCTCGGACGGCTGAAGTTTTTTTATGGCGACACATAGAAATCCTGTCGATATTCAATAAGTGGCGGTTCTGCCGCGACGTCCTATAACCTGTGAGCGGCGTGGAGCCAGGTGGAGTGCAAGACGATGACGACACTGACGGTTGAGGAAAGGCTGCTCAACAAGCTCGGGGAGATCGCCCAGCGGTTCGACC encodes the following:
- the rpmE gene encoding 50S ribosomal protein L31, with product MKKDIHPKYEETTVTCGCGNSFKTRSTAKSIHCEICSACHPFYTGKQKYVDTAGRVEKFQRKYNWAQRKGKTEEAAQEKA